CCGCGAGTCGGCTCGCCTCGCATCGAACAACAGTCCTCGATCTGACCAGATCCTCGAACTCCCGTTCCACAAACCCCCTGTCCCTCAGCCGCTCGCGCTGGATGCCCGGCTTGCGCGGCGACCGAGGCTCGCTCCTGGTTCTTGAATGACAGCGAAGCTGTTCCTGGTTCTTTGGGGGTGCCAATATGCGCCCACAGTGAGGGCGCGGGGGTGTCAAACCGCGACGGGCAATGCCACCCCCGGAGCGCACACGCATCACCGCTCCGTGCCGGTTGAGCACATGCTGGGGCGTGTCAATGCGTTCCAGCCAGCCGGCTGCCATCAGTTCGCGACGACCGCGGCGGATGCTCCGCAGGCTCACGCCCAGGCTCTCTGCCAACTCGCCCGCCTTGGCCGTTCCTCCGGAGACGCAGGACGGTCCGCGCCAGTACATGCAGCGGAGCAGGTGCCCCACCGCCGCGGCGATGCTCGCCCGCGACCCTTGCCCCGCCAGGAACCGAGCCAGCCGTCGCGGTACCGGCACACGTCTCCGGAGATTGCGGAAGTACCCGTCGTCGATGTGCGACTCCACGCGGCGCTGTTCGATGAGAGACTGCACTTGCGACAGCCGCGAGAGCTGGCGCGATGCGGCACGCTTCGAACCGGACAACTCGCGGAGCAGTTCGCCCGCTGCGGCGGTGGCTACCCCCTGCCGACCCGCGGCGTGCGCGGCTCGAAGCTCCAGGCCTGCCAACCACAACCGGAGATCGCGCAGCTCGATCGCCCGCTCCGCGTAGATGCTCCAGGCCGCGAGCAGTTCATCGGCCGTCACTGGTGTGAAACCGCCGGCGACTCGCGTCGAGACCAGCGCATGTCTGGGCCTGTAGCCCCTTCGTTGTGAATCCATACACCCCCATTTCACAAGCGACGCGGACGGAAGAGGTCGTCCGGCACAGCCGCCGACGATGCGGGGATTGACGGCGCAGGCCAACCTGTGGCAGGCTTGCCGTGAAAGAACACCCACACAGCGTCGGACGGGTGGCCAGACCCGCTCCGAACGCGACTCACACACCATCCACTCCAACAGAAGACGATGCCCCCTCACCTTACGGATGCGCCGGGCATCGCGCAAGATCCGAAAATCCGCACGCCAGGTTGCGGGCATGCCCGCTTGCGGCTGTCCGCAAGCGCTCGGGCAATTGCACTTTCGTGTTGCATCAAGCGGGCACAGTGCGCTATGTGTGGTGCATGCCCGCCGGCGCGAAGGCGCGCCGGCCATCGCACAGGAGGACTATGGCTGAACATCACCACCAGCGGACCCCGACCGTCATTGGAGTCGGCAACCAGAAGGGCGGGGTCGGCAAGACCACCACCGCCGTGAATCTCGCCGCCGCCCTCGGGGAGCGCGGCAGGCGCGTCCTGCTCATTGATCTGGACCCCGCGGCCGGAGCGACCCGGCATCTGGGCATCGACGGCGTCGAGTTCGAGGGCACGCTCGAACTGCTCTGTGGCGACTCAACGCTTGAGCCGCTGGCGATCACGGACGGGATGCCGTCGGGCGTCGCGCTCGTCCCCGCGCGGCATGACCTCGCATCGCTTCACAAGCGACTACCCAAGTTCACCGACCCCGCGGCATTGCTCGCACCTGCCGTCACTCAGGGTGCTGGGTACGACTACATCTTGCTTGACACCAGCCCGCACCCCGCGGACATCGCAACGATCGCGGCCTACGGCGCGTCACACTGGTTTGTGCTCACCGCATTGCCGCACTTTCTGTCGCTGGCGGGACTCACGGAGGCGTGTCGAGACATCGCTGACATTCGTCGTCTTCGGAACCCTCACTTGCAAGTGCTCGGCGTGCTGCTGTGTGCGGTCGATGAACGGGCGACTCGGGCGAGGTCCGAGATCGCGTCCCACGTGCGCCGAGCCATG
This region of Phycisphaeraceae bacterium genomic DNA includes:
- a CDS encoding ParA family protein produces the protein MAEHHHQRTPTVIGVGNQKGGVGKTTTAVNLAAALGERGRRVLLIDLDPAAGATRHLGIDGVEFEGTLELLCGDSTLEPLAITDGMPSGVALVPARHDLASLHKRLPKFTDPAALLAPAVTQGAGYDYILLDTSPHPADIATIAAYGASHWFVLTALPHFLSLAGLTEACRDIADIRRLRNPHLQVLGVLLCAVDERATRARSEIASHVRRAMPGRLFTTRIAQATAVQECVLDGVSIVNHPKHRDHPAAHAFRRLAAEVEHRVAHPKAFLSWCDRCSGRGGESEDFQSEFEDASTRVAAQGA